TCAAGAAATAGGAAAGTAGTTTGAAGTTAGCCTATAAGTGCATGCtaggtctcttcagtcatgtctgactctttgtgactctatgaactgtagcccatcaggctccctcatccatgagattctccaggacagaatactggtgctatgccctcctcccagggattgaacttgtgccttggcagggggcttctttaccactagtgccacctgggaagcaccatttAGCATATAGAtagaatttaaaaacattaaattaccTTCACTCCATAGCATTTGCTAAGATTCTCATGTGTTGGAAGAAAACCAGTAATATGAACTATCAACACAGTTAGTCATCTTGTATAGATAGTCCCACTGAGAACTCATTCTCTCCTGGGTTCATTGGTAAATCCTAGGCTTTCTTGAAAGATGGCTAGGACCAACCCTTTCTCCTATGACTCTGACCTTTCTTCATATTCAAACTCATTTATGGACAATTTCTTTTCACAATTCAAGTTGGATAAGAAATTCTTGGAATTTCTCACCATCAGAGATTATGAGAAACATATGGGAATCATAAGAAGTAGACTTGTTATAATATCTAGCTTTCCTTCCATGAGTCATAAGTCTGTTTATAGATTGACCTGCGCTCAGATCTCTTGATTGATTTCCCTTGTATCAGTGACTTGAGTATTGACTCCTGAGAAAAATCCGGCTGGACTTCTAGCCCCAGAAATGTCAGGATGGCCTTCTAACCTTGtctggatcttagttctctaaacTCTTGAATCCCAAGGACCTATTTCACTCTGGGTTAGTTCAGTTCTGCACCCAAGTCTGATGCCCATTGCAGTGCAGTTTCCTTGGGCCCTATAGTTTCCAGACCCTTAAATGAGGAATTCTCATCCTAACCAACATCAAATATAGGTTTTTGGAATTCGTCCATTCTAAACTGACTCTGCAAATCCTTCTGGATTTCTCTTCCAACACTTGCCCATGAAAATGCAATTCTGACACTGTCATATTTTCTCTTAATGCCTCAGTCCTGGAAAATAAAAGCTTTCACACCATTGCCTGTGACATGTTTCCAGTTGCCAAGCCAGGATCATGAACGTGCAgtgggtttatttatttgtttctctcaGGATTTGTGCATCTGGTTGGAGAGGATGGACCCTGCTCAGGGCGAGTAGAAGTTTATTCTGGAGAAGACTGGATCCCAGTGTCTGATGGAAACTTCACACTCCCCACTGCCCAAGTCATCTGTGCAGAGCTGAGGTGTGGCAAAGCTGTGTCAGTCCTGGGACATGAGCTCTTCAGAGAGTCAGATGGCCGCATCTGGGCTGAAGAGTTCAGGTGTGAGGGGGAGGAGCCTAAGCTCTGGTCCTGCCCCAGAGTGCCCTGTCCAGGGGGCACTTGTCACCACAGTGGAGCTGTTCAGCTTGTCTGTTCAGGTGAGATGTAGGTCAGGACTAACCTCCCTGCACACTCTGTTCAGGTCAGAAATCATTAGATATTTCTGAAATTCTGTTGTCTCATATCCAGCATACTCAGAAGTCCGGCTCATGACAAACGGCTCCTCTCAGTGTGAAGGGCAGGTTGAGATGAACATTTCTGGAGGGTGGAGAGTGCTCTGTGCCTCCCACTGGAGTCTGGCTAATGCCAACGTTGTCTGTCATCAGTTTGGCTGTGGAGTCGCCATCTCCACCCCTGGAGGACCACACTTGGTGGGAAGAGGTGATCGGATATCAACAGCCCGATTTCACTGCTCAGGGGCTGAGTCCTTCCTGTGGAGTTGCCCTGTGACTGCTCTGGGTGGTCCTGACTGTTCCCGTGGCAACACAGCTTCTGTGATTTGCTCAggtaagagagagggaaaggctaCTGGTACTTAGGATGCTCCTGGTGTGAAATGTCCCCAAGAACAGAGGGTGAGGGAAAACTGGctttaaaagttaatttctctttttaataactACTTTatattattgtgatttttttcaccaTACATCAGTATGGATCGACCATAGGCATCCAtttgtcccctccatcctgtccgctcctcccatcttcctccctatcccatccctccagATTGTCACAGATCACCAGATTTGGGAGCCCTGCATTATACATCAAACTCTTgtctatctattttgcatatggtaatgtatatgtttcaatggtattctctcaaatcatcccctccatcaacaaatagattcaagagattagatctgatagagtgcctgaaggactatggacagaggttcatgacattgtacaggaggtggtgatcaaaaccatccccaagaaaaagaaatgcaaaaaggcaaaatggctgtctgaggaggccttacaaatagctgagaaaagaatagaaatgaaaagcaaaggagaaaaggaaagatatacccatctgaatgcagaggtccaaggTATatccaggagagataagaaagccatcctaagtgaagaatgcaaagaaattgaggaaaacaacagaatggaaaagactagagatgtattctagaaaattagagataccaagggaactttcatgcaaagatgggcacaatataggacagaaatagtatggacctaacacaccagaggatattaagaagaggtggcaagaatacacagaagagctacacaaaaaatcttaatgacccagataatcttaataactcagataatcacacaccttgagccagacatcttggagtacaAAGTCAAATGGGCTTCAGAAAGCATCAATACCAACAAAGCTAGATGGAATTCTagcttagctatttcaaatcctaaaacatgatgctgtgaaaatgctgcactcaatatgccagaaaatatggaaaactcagcagtgaccacaggatatggaacaatggactagttccaaattgggaaaggagtgcgccaaggccatatattgtcaccctgcttatttaacttatatgcagagtacatcatgagaaatgacaggctgggtgaagcacaagctggaatcagatttccaggacaaatatcaataacctgagatgtGCAGACGACACCGCatttatggcagaatgtgaagaggaactaaagagcctcctgatgaaggtgacagaggagagtgaaaaagctggcttaaaactcaacattcaaaaaatgaagattatggcatctggtcccatcacttcatggcaaataggtgggggaaacaatggaaccagcggcagactttattttcttgggctccaaaaccactgcagatgatgactgcagccattaaattgaaagacacttgctccttgaaggaaaagctatgaccaacctagacagcatattacaaagcagagacattactttgtcaacgaaggtccatatagtcaaagccatggtttttccagtagtcatgtgtggatgtgagagttgaaccataaagaaggctgaatgctgaagaattgatgcttttgagctctggtgttggagaaatctcttgagagtcccctagactgcaaggagatcaaacccatcaatcctaaaggaagtcagtcctgaatattcattagaaggatggatgctaaagctaaagctcctatactttggccacctgattcgaagagctggttcattagaaaagatctttatgctgggaaagattgaaagcaggaggagaaggggatgacagaggtttagatggttggatagcatccctgactcagtggacatgagtttgagcaagctctgggagatggtgaaccacagggaagtctggtgtgctgcagtctgtgaagttgcaaagaatcagacatgactgagcgactgaacaacaacaactcctcCCAGTGAGTCCAAATGTCTGTTCTTGCATCTGTGTCTCAAAAGGTAGATATTCCATGGTGAAATATTATAGCAATTTAATTACTTTCTCTTGCATAtaattgtacatttcttctgGGATTGATATCTGTGTAAGATAAGggtcaggttgccatttccttctccaggattcatATGGACATCCAACTGACTCAGAATCCTTTACTGAACAGGCTCTTTCCCCATTGCAGTGTCACCTTTGTCATAAGCAGAAGGGCATATGTGTCTGTCCTTTATGACAGTCTACTCTGTTCCATTGTATTATTTGTCTGTCCTGGCACCAATACTGTATTTCTTAAGTATTGTATCTTTACACTGTCTGAATGATTTTAATTTATGAGTGTTACTTTTTATTAACTCCTCTAACACTGTTTCTTTTCTTGCCAACTGTGTTGGTCTTTCTAGGCCTTTTGGATTTTGTATAAGTTTTGGAATCAGCTTGTCACTtttcaccgccccccccccccccaagaaaAAAAGCCTAAATGTATTTTGATTGTGACTAGATTGAATCTATGTATAAATTTGAGGATGATTAACAATTTTGAGTCTCCCAATTCATTGACATCGTATATCCCTCCTTTCAGTTAGGTCTTGAATTTCCCTCAGAGGTTTTGCCCATCTTCTACTAGGTTTTCTCTTAGGCATTTTGTTTTTGATTGCTAttcatatttttttgtgtgtaaaagTGTCCTAAGAATGAATTATTTGGACTTGTTTcaccttttaatattttctttgagacttacagaaaagttgtaagaataatataaaaatccCCAGATGACCTTTACCTGATTTCCCAATGTTAGTATTTtgctttaatcttttaaaaaaatacatatattttaaatacatatttttttattgaagtgtagttcacttacaatgtttcaggttcacagcaaagtgattcggttatacaaatacacattattatttttgaaattattttccatcataggttattacaaggtattgactatagttccctatgGTATACAGTAAACCACTGttacttgttgcatatctatttttaaattagaaatttggcattctattcatactaagtcaaacaagtggaatcaaaatgtcataaactttttagttaggcaaaaatttatgttttctaaaatatacatattatacataattatatatgtgtacaaaagcttttctactacacttgataaaggcttgagtaagaacatcaaaaaaaaaagagatggagaaattggagaacataaactaaatgaaatgggagcactgaatatgaaatagaaaaagtgaaacatgatcttttacttttatctagtctgtttcactttttctatttcatattcattttttctactctgccatcttgaattgGAAGTCTTATTTTGCTTTAATCTttatctctctgtctccctctctttttctgtctgtccCCCTCCTGTTCCATTTGTCCCTAAATATGTAAACTCTTTCTGAATTAGGTTGCAGACATGATGTCCCCTTATCCCTAAAATACTTCAGGGAATTTCCACAGTTATTAACCACAGTTCAGTCAAGTCTCAGCAAACTTCAGCCCCAGATGACATGTCAGTGCAACCACATGAAAAACCCCAAGACAGAACTGCCAAGTTGAGTCTTTCTCAGATTACACCCAGGAAATCATAAGCAAACTGAAGTATATATGTtttgctttagttgctaagttttggGGGGAAATTGTTTTACAGCACGATAACTGGGACACTTACCATGTGACCAGCATTTCTAAATAGAAGAATATTTGTCCTCTGATCTTCCATTGTACTCTTTCTACCTTATGCTGATCTAACACTGAGATACACTCAATCTCTAGTTCTTAATTCCAGCTATTAAGTTTTTTATctctagaatttttgtttttgtaatcaTTTCCCTGCCAAGATACATATCTTGTGAGTTAATTTTATGAGCATTTTAATCATGGCTGTTTAaattctctgtcaatggaatctaggaaaagggtacaggtgaacctattttcagggcagaaatagagatgaagaCCTAGAGAACAGATGGGAACACACTGTGGTGGTTAGGAGAGGgcaggatgaattgagagagtagcactgacgtGTACACTGTCACATGTGAAACAGATGGTAGCAGGatgctgctatatagcacagggagctcagctagatgctctgtgatgacctaaaaggGTGGGAtggtggatggggtgggagggaggcttgagagggagggtatatatgtatacttttggctgattcacattgttgtacagcacaaactaacacaacgttgtaaagcaattatcttccagtaataaaaataataaattaacaaaatcaaataaattctcTGTCTGGTAACTCTAATAGCTGGATACCCTGGGATATTCTTTCCGATGTTTCCTTTTGCCTCTTGAGTTTCCAAGAAATCTCTTTTGTATAAGTATTTGTTTAAATGATAGACATTGAAGATGAAAAATTGTAGAAATTCTTCAGaaaggattttgttttgcttcttctaCTTAGGGATAGATTTAGGAGTAACACACCTTATTCAACTCATTCTTAGTGCAACACTTGGCTTAAACCCAAATTATGGCACTGTCAGAAGCAGAATTCTCCATAGAGAAAGTGGATACTAAAGTTATGATAACTTTACTGATATGCCACAGCTCTCATTTCAGTCTCCACTGCTAGGTCATTTTTTAACCTTAATTTAGTTTTCTTTACTTCAACCCTCCCAGCCCTCTGATCACTGGTGTTTCTGCAGGAAACCAGTCCCAGGTGCTTCCCCAGTGCAAAGACTGTGTGTCCGAACCAGCAGGCTCTGAAGCCTCAGAGGAGAGCGACCCCTACTGCTCAGATGAGGGTTCCACAGGACAGAAGACCCTTTTTATCCACTGTCCCCTTGCCCCTTCACCACCCGTCACCACCCGACTGTTGGGAAGCGTAGTGCAAAATAGCcgtaaaaggagaaagtccttgggaaaatggtgaAGGGCAAGAAACACCCGGCTTTGCACTGtggacagaaaaacatctgcctttggttatgctcgGCACCAAGAGTTAATAGGGATGTTACTTGTGAAAGCGGGTTGTGGGATAAGCCCATGAGTCATTTAGAGCGTGCTGTCCTTGAAAAgtttttactgattatgtgttaactcAGTATGCGCTCTGCTGACCGTATactttaagctctttgttcctgcttctgtaaaaaagcttgactgcagaaataaacttgtcagtccttgcaagagactgtccaagtgtcattctttcaggttcgtcgcttccaagtcctggggagaaaatccccaacaagtggcgcccgaacagggacttgAAAGGAAGGCTGAACAAAGCGATGAGCCCCTGCAGAAAGAGATAAGTAGGATGGGACAACATAGCagtaaaattcctttcatttctataatgcatcattttttgaaacaaaacgGTGTTAATGTTTCAAGAGATCAGTTGAATGACTGCTATCATATTTTACTGGAACAAGTCATGGCTCCCAGAAGAGGGGACACTCAATCTAGACATATagaaaagggttaaaaataatattttgcgaGCATATCAGCAAGGGTAACATGGTCACTCATACGGGCTATCACAGAACAAATTGAAGGGCATAACGTTGATTTGGAAGTAAAAACTATTCAATCTTTACATGAATATGAGCTTAAAGAACAAGATATAcaaggtgctttgaaatataagaatgttaTGCTCAATCAGACACAATCCTTAGAAAAACAACttagagacatatatatatatacaggatatgtcaaaactgaagccacttagaacAGAAGTCATTTCATTCAACGGACAGCCCAAATCTGAGGTTTTTGCTTCTGCTCCACCTGTAACAGCAATTGCTAACTTTGCTCATACTAATCATTTCACTCCTCCTCGGGAGATGCCTGCTTGCACTTTCGCTTTCCCAATGCAATTTAATCAACCTGCCCAAGACAAAAATACTTGGGCTAATCTAGATTTTGGCATGTTGTCTAGCTTTAAGAAAGCATGCACTCTATATGGACCTACTTCTCTttactgtatagaatttctcagAGGATGGGCTAGCCATTGgatgccatatgattttttttcaaataccaaAGATGGTTTTAAATCCTCAACAATGACTGCAATGGCAAATGTGGGTTAATGATGAGGCCTGACAGCTGATGATTGACCAGCAATCTCATGGTAACCCTGCCAATTTAACCTATGATATACTCACTGGAACAAGAGCCATGGCCTATATGATTGCGCAACTAGCTAATATTACCCCTCAGATGttacatttcattaaagaaactgcctgaagGGCATAAGCAAAGGTGGATAGCACTAACTCTGATGGTTAATTTGTTAAGATTATTCAAGGGCATGAAAAGGAATATTCTCaatttttaggaaaattaaaggatgcaATTGAGAAATCAATTAAGGATAtgactttacaaaatattattttaaaacaacttgcttttgaaaatgctaatgaggaaTGTCAATCCATGCTTAGACTAATTCGAGAGACTGGCTCtcttatggaatatttgaaagcatATAGGGATATCAGATCTAGTTCCCATAGAGCAAAATTGGCAACACTGGAAACCTTTATTGTACAAAAAGCTGCTAATGCCAAATGTTTTAACTGTGGGAAGCCCAaccatatgaaaaaacaatgtcTCATGTCAACACAGGCCAAAAAATATAATACTACTTCTAATAAGAAGAGTCCCCCAGAAATATGTCCAAAATGTAAAAAGGGGTTCcattggctgaatgaatgtcaTTCTAAATTTGATAAGGATGGAAACACCTTGAACCCTGAtgcacaacaaaaacaacagggaaactgATAAAGGGGCCGTCCTCTAGCCCCACTACAAAAGGAGGACCTAATGTTATGACGCTACAAGCAGCTACATCTAAGAGTGCTTGCACTGATATACCTAGTCCTTATGATATGGAACTAATAGAATTATACAGCCCCCACAAAATTCCCACCGAATATTATGGCCTGATTCCACCCAGGACAATGGGACTGATTTTGGGACGTAGTAGCTGCACAATGAGAGGTTTAGTGCTATTGACTGGTGTTATGGATGAAGATTATGAAGGGGAAATACATGTTATGGTAAATGTTGTGAAAACGGGAAATGCATACTTACAAAAAGGGGAACATTTTGCACAATTATTacttttgccatatgtcaaacCAATGAAGGCATCTGATAAAGTTCGGCAGGGAGGCTTTGGCAGTACCAACCTTACTGCTGCACTATCCACCTTATTAAAGGAACATCGGAAACCCATGCTTACTTTACGCATACAGGGAAAGAATTTCACAGGCATGTTAGATACTGGAGCTAACATTTCAATCATTAGAGCTGCAAAATGGCCCCTTGATTGGGATAAGGTTATAGCTCCTTCTAGACTATTAGAAGTAAATGAAGCTAATGCCACACAAACTTTTGTCAATGCATCCTATTTACAAATGTATGGCCCTAATCAAATTGTAGCTTATCTTAAACCATATATTACTAATATCCCTATCAATTTATGGGGACAGGATTTTCTTGAACAAACGAAAgccacaatttctttaaatgaacctTTTAAATGGGGGCCATTGAGTTAACACTGCTGCCCCTCGATTGGGAATCTGATACCCCAGTATGGACACATCAGTGGCccctaactaaagaaaaattggcaACTCTTACACAATTAGTAAATGAACAATTACAAAAAGCTCATATAGAACCTTCATTTTCCCCGTGGAATTCCcctatttttgtaataaaaaagaaatcaggaaaatgacgaatgttgatagatttaagaaatgttaataataccaTGTTACCTATGGGGTCCTTACAACCCGGATTGCCCTCCCCTTCTATGGTACCAAAAGGATAATCTATAGTTATTATTGACttacaagattgcttttttaCTATACCTTTGCACCCTAAAGAGAGAAAACGTTCTGCCTTTTCAATTCCTTCTATAAATCACATGGCTCCTGTTAAAAGATTCCAATGGAAGGTGCTACCTCAGGGAATAATGAACTCCCCTACCATTTGCCAATatctcatatctgttttattacaacCCATTAGAGACAAGTATCCTACTGCGTTTATAATTCATTATATGGATTATATACTTCTCTCTATGGAATCTGAATTCTATTTACAACAGTTATATAATGAAGTTATTACTACTCTTCAAAATCATGGCCTGCTTGTAGCACCAGATAAAATTCAATGGAAAGCAGCCTTTAATTATTTAGGACATGTTATGGAAGAATCtaaaatcaaacctcaaaaaactcaaatttCTGTGCAATCTCTATGCACgctgaatgattttcaaaaattgctaggagatattaattggctGCAGTCATCTGTTGGCATCCCCACCTATGCCttacaaaatctatttaaaatttcaaagggATCCCCTGACCCTAATAGCCCTAGACAACTAACAAAAGAGGCCAAAGAAGAACTGGCCTTAATGGAGAAACACATTCAACAATCTTTTTCAACTCGGCTAGATTATGATCAACCAGTTTCTTTAGATATATTCCCCACTGAACATTCGCCCACTGCAATTATAGCTCAACATAGCCCAATAGAATGGGTATATTTACACACTAAACAGTCTGAAAAAATTGTATCATATATTGAGAAAATAGGGCACTTAATTGTGTCAGGAAGAAGCCGTGTACAAACTTTTACTGGATTTGATTCATATGCAATACACGTTCCCTTGACAAAAAAGGAATTGCAAATTGCCTTACAGTATAACCTGaccatgcaaatggcattaagtgattttcaaaatgttatctcatttcatttgccaaaaagaaaattatgggaCTTTCTACAATGTACTAAATTCATTATAACTAATATCATTGCATCCCAGCCTATTTCCAATGCGCCCACCTATTTCATTGATGGCAACAAGAAAGGCATAGCAGAGATTGTCGGCCctgatatcaaagagaaattacccactacctattcttcagtacaaagagttgaattgtatgctttatatgctcttttgttgcttcaaccattatccttcaacgtatatactgattccaaataccttgcttccctttttcctgattttgttacCGCCTTTTTATACAATCTAGATGAAGAATTATATACTGTCTTTTCACAGACTCAAGCTTTAATTTGCTAACGTACGGAACCCTTCTTTATTGCACATATACGTGCTCATTCAGGTTTACCTGGCCCTCTGGTcacaaaaaatgatgctgttgacAGGCTCATAGCTCCCATTTTTACATCTGCCAATGATGAACATGCTAATCTTCATACCAATGCTAACAGATTGCACTCTAAATACCATATTCCTCTCACTGAAACACGGCATATTATTAAAACCTGT
Above is a genomic segment from Bos indicus isolate NIAB-ARS_2022 breed Sahiwal x Tharparkar chromosome 5, NIAB-ARS_B.indTharparkar_mat_pri_1.0, whole genome shotgun sequence containing:
- the LOC139176082 gene encoding antigen WC1.1-like isoform X1, coding for MLTLIGPCNTICLRLPSSNISCFCPFSSLLCSYHFHKKPDPNVPQGNGSTASASEESAPNCSGEGPTGQKIFLISWSAPHCPISVSSDSRQLCLVDGGGPCTRRVEILHQGSWGTICDDSWDLDGARLVCRQLGCGEVLSAVESAPFWAGSGPIWLDHVYCGRMESHVWQCPSRGWGKHNCGHDEDAGVTCSGFVHLVGEDGPCSGRVEVYSGEDWIPVSDGNFTLPTAQVICAELRCGKAVSVLGHELFRESDGRIWAEEFRCEGEEPKLWSCPRVPCPGGTCHHSGAVQLVCSAYSEVRLMTNGSSQCEGQVEMNISGGWRVLCASHWSLANANVVCHQFGCGVAISTPGGPHLVGRGDRISTARFHCSGAESFLWSCPVTALGGPDCSRGNTASVICSGNQSQVLPQCKDCVSEPAGSEASEESDPYCSDEGSTGQKTLFIHCPLAPSPPVTTRLLGSVVQNSRKRRKSLGKW
- the LOC139176082 gene encoding antigen WC1.1-like isoform X2, encoding MVSEDQQCAGWLEVFYNGTWGSVCCSPMEDITVSMICRQLGCGDSGILNSSVGIREGSRPQWVDRIHCWKTDTSLWPCPSDPWNYTSCSLKEEAYISCAGFVHLVGEDGPCSGRVEVYSGEDWIPVSDGNFTLPTAQVICAELRCGKAVSVLGHELFRESDGRIWAEEFRCEGEEPKLWSCPRVPCPGGTCHHSGAVQLVCSAYSEVRLMTNGSSQCEGQVEMNISGGWRVLCASHWSLANANVVCHQFGCGVAISTPGGPHLVGRGDRISTARFHCSGAESFLWSCPVTALGGPDCSRGNTASVICSGNQSQVLPQCKDCVSEPAGSEASEESDPYCSDEGSTGQKTLFIHCPLAPSPPVTTRLLGSVVQNSRKRRKSLGKW